A window of Rhododendron vialii isolate Sample 1 chromosome 11a, ASM3025357v1 contains these coding sequences:
- the LOC131307090 gene encoding zinc-finger homeodomain protein 2-like, translated as MWVPRGFLAYIVKISHMHVREVWLSYMVKNNDDGRRWTTIAIYLDGCQEFLGYGDDHRSEVAFYCSKCGCNRNFHRKEEITILAEPAIVKMVRDLAAARPPPHCSAPSPPPRQVPIPEEHFLGNGEAEQEETSKPKRERTKFTEPQKEAMRGYAERLGWRLRGHNEHQLFQFCLEIGIMLTNFKRWMRNNKRKYYAKVEESSASC; from the exons atgtgggtccCGCGTGGGTTCCTAGCATATATTGTGAAAATCTcacacatgcatgtgagagagGTATGGTTGAG CTATATGGTGAAAAACAATGACGATGGAAGGCGATGGACAACCATCGCCATCTACC TTGACGGGTGCCAAGAGTTCCTAGGCTACGGAGACGACCACCGATCCGAGGTGGCTTTCTATTGTTCCAAATGCGGCTGCAACCGCAACTTCCATCGCAAGGAAGAAATCACTATCCTAGCTGAACCCGCAATTGTCAAAATGGTTCGCGATTTGGCAGCCGCTCGTCCTCCTCCTCACTGCAGTGCTCCTTCTCCACCACCAAGGCAAGTCCCCATTCCCGAGGAGCACTTCCTCGGGAATGGAGAGGCGGAGCAGGAGGAGACCAGCAAAccgaagagagagaggactaAGTTCACGGAACCGCAGAAAGAGGCGATGAGAGGGTACGCGGAAAGGCTGGGGTGGAGATTGCGGGGACACAACGAACATCAACTTTTTCAGTTTTGTTTGGAAATTGGGATTATGCTGACGAATTTCAAGCGTTGGATGAGGAACAATAAGAGAAAGTACTACGCGAAAGTTGAGGAGAGCTCGGCCAGCTGCTGA